In one window of Tripterygium wilfordii isolate XIE 37 chromosome 1, ASM1340144v1, whole genome shotgun sequence DNA:
- the LOC119997847 gene encoding serine/threonine-protein phosphatase 4 regulatory subunit 3A-like isoform X1 yields MGEQDKSPNASAMQRVKVYRLNGDGKWDDQGTGHVTIDYLEGSEELGLLVIDEEDNETLLMHRISPHDIYRKQEDTIISWRDPEFSTELALSFQETAGCSYIWDHISSLRRNLHFNNLNNETFHGMNSELRELPAVELSTLPLILKMVTEGGIADQMRVTELISNDRDFFGTLMELFRICEDLENIDGLQMIFKIVKGIISLNSSQIFEKIFGDEFILDIIGTLEYDPEVAHVQHHRKFLKEHVVFKEAIPIKDPRVLSKIHQTYRVGYLKDVVLARILDDATVATLNSIIHSNNAIVVSLLKDDNTFIQELFARLKSPTASAESKKNLVYFLLEFCSLSKTLQMVQQIRLFRDLINEGIFDIITDTLQSRDKKLVLTGTDILILFLNQDPNLLRSYIVQQEGIPLFGLLVKGMITDFGEDMHCQFLEILRSLLDSYALSGAQRDTIIEIFYEKHLDQLIDVIVASCPSNGIGPSVSRSGSSGEDVEDQNCATPEILSNICELLCFCVLHHPFRIKCNFLLNNAIDKVLLLTQRKEKYLVVSAVRFVRTILSRHEEHLVNYMVKNNLLKPIVDAFVSNGERYNLLHSAVLELFEYIRKENLKSLVIYIVDSFWNELVKFEYLGSIHSLKVKYEQCLENVGARSDVNALDSRKQIDDRALEKEEEDYFNKDSDEEDTASAVHSQKVQAHSSLSNGVTASLIPRSGGLVDYDDDEDDEDYRPPPKKQPENSAEDEGTIETLRLKRKKASSTDKEPELVKKQRLGKTSKSGESVFAALCSTLSQAVLPSKKTASMIQMAPRTADGNNVSGESNHQEKEEPVSSRNSSDNSSSSDEKNHIGKEPASRSCSDCAHNSSDNGQLGGEDSPLIPQKSSPEVAVNGSKAIS; encoded by the exons ATGGGCGAGCAAGACAAATCTCCCAACGCCAGTGCGATGCAG CGGGTGAAAGTCTATCGTCTGAATGGTGATGGTAAATGGGATGACCAAGGAACCGGGCATGTCACTATTGACTATTTAGAG GGATCAGAAGAGCTGGGTCTGCTTGTCATCGATGAAGAAGACAATGAGACATTACTTATGCATCGGATTAGCCCTCACGACATCTATAGAAAGCAAGAAG ATACAATTATCTCTTGGAGAGATCCTGAATTTTCAACTGAATTGGCACTTAGCTTTCAAGAGACAGCTGGGTGCTCCTACATatg GGATCACATCTCTAGTTTACgaagaaatcttcattttaaTAATCTGAATA ATGAGACGTTTCATGGTATGAACAGTGAATTGAGGGAGTTGCCTGCTGTTGAACTCTCAACACTTCCTTTGATCCTTAAG ATGGTGACAGAGGGTGGGATTGCAGATCAGATGCGGGTGACGGAACTTATATCGAATGAT CGAGACTTTTTTGGAACGCTGATGGAACTATTCAGAATCTGCGAAGACTTGGAAAATATTGATGGCCTTCAAATGATATTCAAAATTGTCAAAGGGATCA TTTCGCTAAATAGCTCTCAAATCTTCGAGAAGATCTTTGGAGACGAATTTATTTTGGATATCATTGGGACACTCGAGT ATGATCCTGAGGTTGCTCATGTCCAGCATCATCGGAAATTTTTAAAAGAGCATGTCGTTTTCAAGGAG GCCATTCCAATCAAAGATCCACGGGTACTGTCAAAGATTCACCAGACTTACAGAGTTGGTTATTTGAAG GATGTTGTTTTGGCAAGAATATTGGATGATGCCACGGTTGCTACTCTCAATTCCATAATTCATTCAAATAATGCTATT GTTGTTTCTTTGTTAAAAGATGACAATACCTTTATTCAGGAGTTGTTTGCAAGGTTGAAATCGCCTACAGCATCTGCAGAATCAAAGAAAAACTTG GTATATTTCTTGCTCGAGTTTTGTAGTCTAAGTAAGACCCTGCAGATGGTCCAACAGATCCGCCTATTTAG GGATCTCATAAATGAAGGCATCTTTGACATCATCACAGATACTTTACAGAGTCGGGACAAGAAGCTTGTACTTACTGG GACAGATATCCTCATTCTTTTCTTAAATCAGGATCCGAACCTCTTGCGTTCTTACATTGTCCAGCAGGAAGGAATACCGCTTTTTGGACTCTTG GTTAAAGGAATGATTACAGATTTTGGGGAAGACATGCATTGCCAATTTCTTGAAATTCTTCGTAGTTTACTGGATTCATATGCTTTGTCAGGCGCACAG AGAGATACTATTATTGAGATTTTTTATGAGAAGCATCTAGACCAATTGATTGATGTTATAGTGGCATCATGTCCTTCCAATGGCATTGGTCCCTCAGTTAGTAGATCTGGGAGTTCTGGTGAAGATGTTGAAGATCAGAATTGTGCTACGCCTGAAATTCTCTCAAATATCTGTGAATTACTTTGCTTCTGTGTTCTGCACCATCCTTTTAGAATAAA GTGTAATTTTCTCCTTAATAATGCAATTGACAAAGTTCTTTTACTGacccaaagaaaagaaaagtaccTAGTAGTTTCTGCTGTACGGTTTGTTCGCACAATTTTGTCACGCCAT GAAGAGCATCTTGTAAATTACATGGTTAAGAATAACCTTCTCAAACCAATTGTGGATGCCTTTGTCAGCAATGGGGAGCGTTATAATCTGCTGCATTCAGCAGTTTTGGAGCTTTTTGAGTATATCCGCAAG GAAAACCTCAAATCATTGgtcatatatatagttgattcGTTTTGGAACGAGTTAGTTAAATTCGAGTATTTGGGTTCTATTCACTCTCTTAAAGTTAAATATGAGCAG TGTCTGGAAAATGTTGGGGCAAGAAGTGATGTAAATGCATTGGACTCTAGAAAACAAATTGATGATCGTGCTCTGGAGAAAGAGGAGGAAGACTACTTCAACAAGGATAG TGATGAGGAAGACACGGCATCTGCAGTACATAGCCAAAAAGTACAAGCTCATTCATCTTTATCCAATGGGGTTACTGCATCATTAAT TCCAAGATCTGGTGGACTtgttgattatgatgatgatgaagatgacgaaGACTACAGACCTCCGCCTAAGAAGCAGCCGGAAAATTCAGCAGAAGATGAAGGAACGATTGAGACCCTCAGGTTGAAGCGTAAAAAGGCTTCTTCTACAGACAAGGAACCTGAGCTAGTCAAGAAGCAGCGCTTGGGTAAGACTTCCAAGTCAGGAGAGAGCGTATTTGCCGCTTTGTGTTCAACATTGAGCCAGGCAGTATTACCCAGTAAGAAAACTGCTAGCATGATCCAAATGGCTCCACGTACAGCTGATGGGAACAATGTCTCCGGTGAATCAAATCATCAAGAGAAGGAGGAACCTGTGAGCTCTAGAAACTCTTCTGATAACAGCAGCAGTTCAGATGAGAAAAATCACATAGGCAAGGAACCTGCTTCTAGAAGCTGTTCTGATTGTGCGCACAACAGTTCAGATAATGGGCAATTAGGCGGAGAGGATTCTCCGTTGATACCACAAAAATCTTCGCCAGAAGTGGCTGTAAATGGATCTAAAGCTATTTCTTAG
- the LOC119997847 gene encoding serine/threonine-protein phosphatase 4 regulatory subunit 3A-like isoform X2, whose amino-acid sequence MGEQDKSPNASAMQGSEELGLLVIDEEDNETLLMHRISPHDIYRKQEDTIISWRDPEFSTELALSFQETAGCSYIWDHISSLRRNLHFNNLNNETFHGMNSELRELPAVELSTLPLILKMVTEGGIADQMRVTELISNDRDFFGTLMELFRICEDLENIDGLQMIFKIVKGIISLNSSQIFEKIFGDEFILDIIGTLEYDPEVAHVQHHRKFLKEHVVFKEAIPIKDPRVLSKIHQTYRVGYLKDVVLARILDDATVATLNSIIHSNNAIVVSLLKDDNTFIQELFARLKSPTASAESKKNLVYFLLEFCSLSKTLQMVQQIRLFRDLINEGIFDIITDTLQSRDKKLVLTGTDILILFLNQDPNLLRSYIVQQEGIPLFGLLVKGMITDFGEDMHCQFLEILRSLLDSYALSGAQRDTIIEIFYEKHLDQLIDVIVASCPSNGIGPSVSRSGSSGEDVEDQNCATPEILSNICELLCFCVLHHPFRIKCNFLLNNAIDKVLLLTQRKEKYLVVSAVRFVRTILSRHEEHLVNYMVKNNLLKPIVDAFVSNGERYNLLHSAVLELFEYIRKENLKSLVIYIVDSFWNELVKFEYLGSIHSLKVKYEQCLENVGARSDVNALDSRKQIDDRALEKEEEDYFNKDSDEEDTASAVHSQKVQAHSSLSNGVTASLIPRSGGLVDYDDDEDDEDYRPPPKKQPENSAEDEGTIETLRLKRKKASSTDKEPELVKKQRLGKTSKSGESVFAALCSTLSQAVLPSKKTASMIQMAPRTADGNNVSGESNHQEKEEPVSSRNSSDNSSSSDEKNHIGKEPASRSCSDCAHNSSDNGQLGGEDSPLIPQKSSPEVAVNGSKAIS is encoded by the exons ATGGGCGAGCAAGACAAATCTCCCAACGCCAGTGCGATGCAG GGATCAGAAGAGCTGGGTCTGCTTGTCATCGATGAAGAAGACAATGAGACATTACTTATGCATCGGATTAGCCCTCACGACATCTATAGAAAGCAAGAAG ATACAATTATCTCTTGGAGAGATCCTGAATTTTCAACTGAATTGGCACTTAGCTTTCAAGAGACAGCTGGGTGCTCCTACATatg GGATCACATCTCTAGTTTACgaagaaatcttcattttaaTAATCTGAATA ATGAGACGTTTCATGGTATGAACAGTGAATTGAGGGAGTTGCCTGCTGTTGAACTCTCAACACTTCCTTTGATCCTTAAG ATGGTGACAGAGGGTGGGATTGCAGATCAGATGCGGGTGACGGAACTTATATCGAATGAT CGAGACTTTTTTGGAACGCTGATGGAACTATTCAGAATCTGCGAAGACTTGGAAAATATTGATGGCCTTCAAATGATATTCAAAATTGTCAAAGGGATCA TTTCGCTAAATAGCTCTCAAATCTTCGAGAAGATCTTTGGAGACGAATTTATTTTGGATATCATTGGGACACTCGAGT ATGATCCTGAGGTTGCTCATGTCCAGCATCATCGGAAATTTTTAAAAGAGCATGTCGTTTTCAAGGAG GCCATTCCAATCAAAGATCCACGGGTACTGTCAAAGATTCACCAGACTTACAGAGTTGGTTATTTGAAG GATGTTGTTTTGGCAAGAATATTGGATGATGCCACGGTTGCTACTCTCAATTCCATAATTCATTCAAATAATGCTATT GTTGTTTCTTTGTTAAAAGATGACAATACCTTTATTCAGGAGTTGTTTGCAAGGTTGAAATCGCCTACAGCATCTGCAGAATCAAAGAAAAACTTG GTATATTTCTTGCTCGAGTTTTGTAGTCTAAGTAAGACCCTGCAGATGGTCCAACAGATCCGCCTATTTAG GGATCTCATAAATGAAGGCATCTTTGACATCATCACAGATACTTTACAGAGTCGGGACAAGAAGCTTGTACTTACTGG GACAGATATCCTCATTCTTTTCTTAAATCAGGATCCGAACCTCTTGCGTTCTTACATTGTCCAGCAGGAAGGAATACCGCTTTTTGGACTCTTG GTTAAAGGAATGATTACAGATTTTGGGGAAGACATGCATTGCCAATTTCTTGAAATTCTTCGTAGTTTACTGGATTCATATGCTTTGTCAGGCGCACAG AGAGATACTATTATTGAGATTTTTTATGAGAAGCATCTAGACCAATTGATTGATGTTATAGTGGCATCATGTCCTTCCAATGGCATTGGTCCCTCAGTTAGTAGATCTGGGAGTTCTGGTGAAGATGTTGAAGATCAGAATTGTGCTACGCCTGAAATTCTCTCAAATATCTGTGAATTACTTTGCTTCTGTGTTCTGCACCATCCTTTTAGAATAAA GTGTAATTTTCTCCTTAATAATGCAATTGACAAAGTTCTTTTACTGacccaaagaaaagaaaagtaccTAGTAGTTTCTGCTGTACGGTTTGTTCGCACAATTTTGTCACGCCAT GAAGAGCATCTTGTAAATTACATGGTTAAGAATAACCTTCTCAAACCAATTGTGGATGCCTTTGTCAGCAATGGGGAGCGTTATAATCTGCTGCATTCAGCAGTTTTGGAGCTTTTTGAGTATATCCGCAAG GAAAACCTCAAATCATTGgtcatatatatagttgattcGTTTTGGAACGAGTTAGTTAAATTCGAGTATTTGGGTTCTATTCACTCTCTTAAAGTTAAATATGAGCAG TGTCTGGAAAATGTTGGGGCAAGAAGTGATGTAAATGCATTGGACTCTAGAAAACAAATTGATGATCGTGCTCTGGAGAAAGAGGAGGAAGACTACTTCAACAAGGATAG TGATGAGGAAGACACGGCATCTGCAGTACATAGCCAAAAAGTACAAGCTCATTCATCTTTATCCAATGGGGTTACTGCATCATTAAT TCCAAGATCTGGTGGACTtgttgattatgatgatgatgaagatgacgaaGACTACAGACCTCCGCCTAAGAAGCAGCCGGAAAATTCAGCAGAAGATGAAGGAACGATTGAGACCCTCAGGTTGAAGCGTAAAAAGGCTTCTTCTACAGACAAGGAACCTGAGCTAGTCAAGAAGCAGCGCTTGGGTAAGACTTCCAAGTCAGGAGAGAGCGTATTTGCCGCTTTGTGTTCAACATTGAGCCAGGCAGTATTACCCAGTAAGAAAACTGCTAGCATGATCCAAATGGCTCCACGTACAGCTGATGGGAACAATGTCTCCGGTGAATCAAATCATCAAGAGAAGGAGGAACCTGTGAGCTCTAGAAACTCTTCTGATAACAGCAGCAGTTCAGATGAGAAAAATCACATAGGCAAGGAACCTGCTTCTAGAAGCTGTTCTGATTGTGCGCACAACAGTTCAGATAATGGGCAATTAGGCGGAGAGGATTCTCCGTTGATACCACAAAAATCTTCGCCAGAAGTGGCTGTAAATGGATCTAAAGCTATTTCTTAG
- the LOC119997923 gene encoding 60S ribosomal protein L29-1-like yields the protein MAKSKNHTAHNQSYKAHKNGIKKPKRHRHTSTKGMDPKFLRNQRYARKHNKKSDETATEEE from the exons ATGGCGAAGTCGAAGAATCACACAGCTCACAACCAGTCTTACAAGGCTCACAAGAACGGAATCAAGAAGCCGAAGAGACATCGCCACACCTCCACCAAAGGG ATGGACCCGAAGTTCCTGAGGAACCAGAGGTACGCGCGTAAGCATAACAAGAAGAGCGACGAGACAGCAACAGAGGAAGAGTAG